From a single Leopardus geoffroyi isolate Oge1 chromosome E1, O.geoffroyi_Oge1_pat1.0, whole genome shotgun sequence genomic region:
- the PIRT gene encoding phosphoinositide-interacting protein, giving the protein MEALPRALEVEEKSPESKDLLPSQTASSLCISSRSESVWTATPRSNWEIYRKPIVIMSVGGAILLFGVVITCLAYTLHLGNNSLKVLKMIGPAFLSLGLMMLVCGLVWVPIIKKKQKQRQKSVFFQSLKSFFLNR; this is encoded by the coding sequence ATGGAGGCTCTCCCCAGGGCCCTGGAGGTCGAGGAGAAGTCTCCGGAATCCAAGGACCTGCTGCCCAGCCAGACCGCCAGCTCCCTGTGCATCAGCTCCAGAAGTGAGTCTGTCTGGACCGCCACCCCCAGGAGTAACTGGGAAATCTACCGTAAACCCATCGTCATCATGTCGGTGGGGGGCGCCATCCTGCTCTTCGGCGTGGTCATCACCTGCCTGGCCTACACCCTGCACCTGGGCAACAACAGCCTTAAGGTCCTTAAGATGATAGGGCCCGCCTTCCTGTCGCTGGGACTCATGATGCTGGTGTGCGGGCTGGTGTGGGTGCCCAtcatcaaaaagaaacagaagcagagacagaagtCCGTTTTCTTCCAGAGCCTCAAGTCCTTCTTCCTGAATCGCTGA